The proteins below come from a single Ailuropoda melanoleuca isolate Jingjing chromosome 1, ASM200744v2, whole genome shotgun sequence genomic window:
- the LOC109490648 gene encoding LOW QUALITY PROTEIN: keratin-associated protein 10-4 (The sequence of the model RefSeq protein was modified relative to this genomic sequence to represent the inferred CDS: deleted 1 base in 1 codon) yields the protein MAASTLSICSSDLSYGSRVCLPGSCDSCPDSPWQVDDCPESCCEPPCCAPSSCTPASCLTLICTPASCVSSPCQSACTSSCQPSCGSSSPCQEDSCVSVCCKPVCCTPVCCTPVCCKPVCCTPVCCKPLCCTPVCCKPACCTPVCCTPVCCKTSPCSSSSCCQPPSCVPSSCLTLLCTPASCVSSPCQSACTSSCQPSCGSSSPCQEDSCVSVCCKPVCCTPVCCTPVCCKPVCCTPVCCKPLCCTPVCCKPACCTPVCCTPVCCKTSPCSSSSCCQTSSCQPSCSSSSPCQEDCCVSVCCKPACCTPVCCKPLCCTPVCPGASPCSAPSCCQPSPCSSSCCRPSSCVSLLCRPVCRPACCVPASPCCAPASSCQPSCCRRASCVSLLCRPVCSRQACCGPASAQKSCC from the exons ATGGCCGCGTCCACCCTGTCCATCTGCTCCAGCGACCTGAGCTATGGCAGCCGCGTCTGCCTGCCTGGCTCCTGTGACTCCTGCCCCGACTCCCCCTGGCAGGTGGACGACTGCCCAGAGAGCTGCTGCGAGCCCCCCTGCTGCGCCCCCAGCTCCTGCACCCCGGCCTCCTGCCTGACCCTCATCTGCACCCCTGCGAGCTGTGTGTCCAGCCCCTGCCAATCAGCCTGCACCAGCTCCTGCCAGCCCTCCTGCGgcagctcctccccctgccaggaagacagctgtgtgtctgtctgctgcAAGCCCGTGTGCTGTACCCCTGtctgctgcacccctgtctgTTGCAAGCCCGtctgctgcacccctgtctgctgcaagccCCTCTGTtgcacccctgtctgctgcaagccCGCGTGTtgcacccctgtctgctgcacccctgtctgctgcaagacctccccctgctcatcctcCTCATGCTGCCAGCCCCCCTCCTGCGTCCCCAGCTCCTGCCTGACCCTCCTCTGCACCCCTGCGAGCTGTGTGTCCAGCCCCTGCCAATCAGCCTGCACCAGCTCCTGCCAGCCCTCCTGCGgcagctcctccccctgccaggaagacagctgtgtgtctgtctgctgcAAGCCCGTGTGCTGTACCCCTGtctgctgcacccctgtctgTTGCAAGCCCGtctgctgcacccctgtctgctgcaagccCCTCTGTtgcacccctgtctgctgcaagccCGCGTGTtgcacccctgtctgctgcacccctgtctgctgcaagacctccccctgctcatcctcCTCATGCTGCCAG ACCAGCTCCTGCCAGCCCTCCTGCAgcagctcctccccctgccaggaagactgctgtgtgtctgtctgctgcaagcccgcctgctgcacccctgtctgctgcaagcccctctgctgcacccctgtctgcccgggggcctctccctgctctgccccctcctgctgccagcccagcccctgctcctcgTCCTGCTGCAGGCCCTCTTCCTGCGTGTCCCTGCTCTGCCGCCCCGTGTGCAGACCCGCCTGCTGCGTGCCCGcctccccctgctgtgcccccgcctcctcctgc cagcccagctgctgccgCCGGGCCTCCTGCGTGTCCCTGCTCTGCCGCCCCGTGTGCTCCCGCCAGGCCTGCTGTGGCCCCGCCTCGGCCCAGAAGTCCTGCTGCTAA